From Williamwhitmania sp.:
AGTCGTCGCTCACCAACGACTACAACCATACGCTGTTGGGCGAAGAGACCTTTGGAGGCTTCAGCTGCTACAAAATTGAGATGAAACCCAAACCCGATGCTGCGGTGGTTTGGGGCAAGCTTATAACATGGATTTCCAAAGGCGACTACCTCATGCTGAAGACCGAATACTACGACGAGGATGGTTACCTGGTAAGAACTGAGTTGGCATCGGATGTTAAGGAGATGGGGGGACGCAAGGTGGCAGCCCACATCGAAATTATTCCGGCCGACAAACCTAACCAGAAGACGGTGATAGTGTTGGATGCCATTAAGTTCAACATCGACCTCAACGATAACACTTTCTCGCAGCAAACCATGAAAACCATAAAGTAGACACAATGAAACAAATTGTGACGCTCGCTTGGCGCAATATTTGGCGAAACAAGCGAAGAACCTTAATAACCATCGGCTCAGTTTTTTTTGCCATCCTGCTGGCGCTGGTGATGCGTTCGATGCAGATTGGTTCCTACAGCCATATGATCGACAACGTAGTGCATTCCTATACAGGGCACCTGCAGGTGCATGCCAAAGGCTACTGGGACGATAAAACCCTCGATAACTCCTTTGCTGCCTCCGATAGCCTAGTCCATACCATTGCATCGGTTCCCGGTATTTCGCTGATTGTTCCACGCCTTGAGTCCTTTGCGCTTGCCTCCTTCGACGCTAAAACCAAGGGGGTGATGGTAGTGGGGGTTGACCCGCTGTTGGAGAATAAGCTTACCAACCTTTCGCACCACGTTGTTAAGGGTAGCTGGCTTACGCCTTCCGATAGCGGAGCTGCCCTTGGAGAAACGCTGGCAAAGTATCTTGGAGTAAATGTTGGTGATACGCTGGTGCTTATCAGTGTGGGATATCAAGGTGCGAGTTCTGCCAATGTTTTTCCTGTTAAAGCCATACTGAAGTTGGCCGCCCCGGAAATGGATAACTCCTTTGTCTTTATCCCGTTGATTCAGGCTCAGGGATTCTATTCTGCCCCCGGAAGGCTTACCTCCTATGCCATGCTTATTGATAATAACCGAGAACTTTCGGAAGCAGCCACCACATTAAAGCACCAGTTGAATTCTCAGAAGTATGAAGTGATGACGTGGGAGCAGCTTATGGTACAGCTAATGCAGCAAATTAAGGCCGATAATGTGCAAGGGCTGTTTATGCTGGCTATTTTATACATGGTGGTGGGCTTTGGCATCTTTGGAACCCTGCTCATGATGATTTCCGAGCGTCGACGTGAGCTGGCGGTTATGGTGGCTGTTGGGATGAAAAAAACGAAGCTGGCAATGATAATTGCCTCGGAGGTGATGTTTATTACGCTGATTGGGCTAGTTGCCGGAGTGATAGGTGCTTTGCCCATTATTCTATACTACTACCATCATCCCATTTGGTTTACAGGCCAAACTGCGGAGGCAATGCGCAGCAT
This genomic window contains:
- a CDS encoding FtsX-like permease family protein, which translates into the protein MKQIVTLAWRNIWRNKRRTLITIGSVFFAILLALVMRSMQIGSYSHMIDNVVHSYTGHLQVHAKGYWDDKTLDNSFAASDSLVHTIASVPGISLIVPRLESFALASFDAKTKGVMVVGVDPLLENKLTNLSHHVVKGSWLTPSDSGAALGETLAKYLGVNVGDTLVLISVGYQGASSANVFPVKAILKLAAPEMDNSFVFIPLIQAQGFYSAPGRLTSYAMLIDNNRELSEAATTLKHQLNSQKYEVMTWEQLMVQLMQQIKADNVQGLFMLAILYMVVGFGIFGTLLMMISERRRELAVMVAVGMKKTKLAMIIASEVMFITLIGLVAGVIGALPIILYYYHHPIWFTGQTAEAMRSMGFDPIMPFALQGDFFVAQSIVIFVIALVAALYPIFSIFRIIPSKDLRR